In the Maribacter sp. MJ134 genome, one interval contains:
- the htpG gene encoding molecular chaperone HtpG, translated as MATGKINVSVDNIFPLIKKFLYSDHEIFLRELISNATDATLKLKHLTSIGEAKVDYGNPIIEVKVDKEGKKLHVIDQGLGMTEEEVKKYINEVAFSGAEEFLNKYEDSAKDAGIIGHFGLGFYSAFMVAEKVEIITKSFKDEPAVHWTCDGSPKFTTKKSKKETRGTEIILHIAEDSTEFLEEHRITELLKKYNKFMPVPIKFGMKTETLPKPEGAKEEDPAPTKEVDNIINNPNPAWTKQPADLKEQDYKDFYREMYPMQFEEPLFNIHLNVDYPFNLTGILYFPKLTNDLNVQKDRIQLYQNQVFVTDNVEGIVPEFLTMLRGVIDSPDIPLNVSRSYLQADGAVKKISSYITRKVADKLSSLFKNNREDFEAKWNDIKIVIEYGMLSEDKFFEKADKFALYPTVDGTFFTFEELQEKIKGSQTDKDDKTVILYASDKEAQHSYIEAAKAKGYEVLLLDSPIIGHLLQKLETSKEKISFARVDADHIDKLIQKEETQISKLSDEEKETLKTELEKVIGEKSSYTVQLEAMDSDASPFIITEPEFMRRMKEMQQTGGGGMFGMGNMPEMYNLIVNTNHELVGEILSTKTAKKKERLINQSLDLARLSKGLLKGAELTEFIKRSYEMVK; from the coding sequence ATGGCTACAGGTAAAATAAATGTTTCGGTAGACAACATATTTCCGCTTATTAAGAAATTCTTGTACAGCGATCATGAAATTTTTCTCAGGGAGTTAATATCCAATGCAACGGATGCAACCCTAAAACTTAAACACCTAACTTCTATTGGAGAGGCCAAAGTAGATTACGGCAACCCCATCATTGAGGTAAAGGTCGATAAGGAGGGCAAGAAACTTCATGTGATTGACCAAGGTCTTGGGATGACGGAAGAAGAAGTGAAGAAATACATTAACGAAGTTGCCTTTTCCGGAGCAGAGGAGTTTTTAAACAAGTATGAAGATTCTGCCAAAGATGCAGGCATTATAGGTCACTTTGGTCTAGGTTTTTACTCTGCCTTCATGGTAGCGGAGAAAGTTGAGATTATAACCAAAAGTTTTAAGGATGAACCGGCCGTTCACTGGACTTGTGACGGTTCTCCTAAATTCACGACCAAAAAATCGAAAAAAGAAACCAGGGGAACAGAAATCATCCTTCATATTGCCGAGGATTCTACCGAGTTTCTGGAGGAGCATCGCATTACGGAACTGTTGAAAAAATACAACAAGTTCATGCCAGTTCCCATTAAGTTCGGAATGAAAACCGAAACCTTGCCAAAACCAGAAGGTGCAAAAGAAGAAGACCCTGCTCCTACTAAAGAAGTGGATAATATTATCAACAATCCTAATCCGGCGTGGACCAAACAACCTGCGGATCTAAAGGAACAGGATTACAAGGATTTTTACAGGGAGATGTACCCCATGCAATTTGAGGAGCCTTTATTCAACATTCATCTAAATGTTGACTATCCATTTAACCTAACGGGGATTTTATATTTTCCAAAGCTCACCAATGACCTTAACGTTCAGAAAGATAGAATTCAACTCTATCAAAATCAGGTATTCGTTACCGACAACGTAGAAGGCATTGTACCAGAGTTTTTGACCATGCTGCGCGGTGTTATCGATTCTCCGGATATTCCTTTGAACGTATCTCGTTCTTATTTACAGGCAGACGGCGCCGTGAAAAAGATTTCATCTTACATTACACGTAAAGTTGCTGATAAGTTGAGCTCTTTGTTCAAAAACAATCGTGAGGATTTTGAGGCAAAATGGAACGATATTAAAATCGTAATCGAATACGGTATGCTATCAGAGGACAAGTTCTTTGAAAAAGCGGACAAATTTGCACTTTACCCCACCGTAGACGGTACTTTTTTCACTTTTGAAGAACTTCAGGAAAAAATTAAGGGGTCTCAGACAGATAAGGATGATAAGACCGTTATTCTTTACGCTTCGGATAAGGAAGCACAACATAGTTACATTGAAGCCGCCAAGGCTAAAGGTTACGAAGTTTTGTTGTTAGACTCCCCTATCATTGGTCACCTACTGCAAAAACTGGAAACCTCCAAAGAGAAAATTTCCTTTGCACGTGTGGATGCTGACCATATTGATAAACTCATTCAAAAAGAGGAAACACAGATCTCTAAATTATCCGACGAGGAGAAGGAGACGCTTAAAACCGAACTAGAAAAGGTTATTGGCGAGAAAAGTAGCTACACCGTGCAACTGGAAGCTATGGATAGCGACGCCTCTCCCTTTATTATCACTGAACCAGAGTTTATGCGCCGTATGAAAGAAATGCAGCAGACCGGTGGTGGTGGTATGTTCGGTATGGGCAATATGCCAGAAATGTACAACCTTATCGTTAACACCAATCATGAATTGGTGGGAGAAATACTAAGTACAAAAACCGCTAAGAAAAAAGAGCGTTTAATTAATCAGTCGCTGGATTTGGCAAGATTGTCAAAAGGACTTTTAAAGGGCGCCGAGCTTACCGAGTTTATAAAGCGCAGTTACGAGATGGTGAAGTAA
- a CDS encoding TetR family transcriptional regulator C-terminal domain-containing protein: MATKAKKITEDIIITKYMEYVLEHEKTPKSIYKFCKANGIKEEDFYLFFGSLERLQKGIWEKFFTNTMNLMQKNKEYEGFSNKDKMLTFFYTFFEMMTLNRSYVLFVLGQEKNSLKNLERLKGLRKHVKGFAKDLIEDGNAEKNFKITKHNPQLFSEGAWLQFLFILKFWMNDDSARFEKTDMAIEKSVNTIFDLFDNTPLENIVDFGKFLYKETFA, encoded by the coding sequence ATGGCTACCAAAGCAAAAAAGATAACCGAGGATATCATTATTACCAAGTATATGGAGTACGTGCTGGAGCACGAGAAGACTCCTAAATCCATTTATAAATTCTGTAAGGCCAACGGTATCAAGGAAGAAGATTTTTATCTCTTTTTTGGTTCTTTGGAAAGACTACAAAAGGGGATATGGGAAAAGTTCTTCACCAATACCATGAATCTTATGCAGAAGAATAAGGAATACGAGGGATTCAGTAACAAGGACAAAATGCTGACTTTCTTCTATACCTTTTTTGAAATGATGACGCTGAACAGAAGTTATGTTCTTTTTGTGCTAGGTCAAGAGAAAAATTCTTTGAAAAACCTAGAACGGTTAAAAGGGCTTCGAAAGCATGTAAAGGGTTTTGCAAAAGATTTAATTGAAGATGGCAATGCCGAGAAAAACTTTAAAATAACGAAGCATAACCCGCAATTATTCTCCGAAGGAGCGTGGTTGCAGTTCCTATTTATATTAAAGTTTTGGATGAACGATGATTCGGCCAGATTTGAGAAAACCGATATGGCCATTGAAAAATCCGTCAATACCATTTTTGACCTTTTTGATAACACCCCGTTAGAAAATATCGTTGACTTCGGTAAATTTCTTTACAAAGAAACTTTTGCTTAA
- a CDS encoding ABC1 kinase family protein has translation MKTLDKIPTGKIERASKLVKTGVKIGGNYAKYYSKKLINSETTKDELNEDNAEDIYDGLKSLKGSALKVAQMLSMEKNLLPNAYVEKFSLSQFSVPPLSAPLVRKTFKNYQGEFPEEVFDTFEKNSINAASIGQVHKATKDGKELAVKIQYPGVAKSISSDLALVKPIAIRMFNLKGKDSDKYFREVEDKLIEETNYLLEIKQSKEITEACSAIKGLRFPKYYENLSSERIITMDWMTGVHLSEFAKTDFSQELGNKLGQTLWDFYMFQIHGLRKVHADPHPGNFLINKEEELIAIDFGCIKEVPDSFYVPYFELAKKDNISNDTVFTQKLYELEILIPADTREEIKFFKELFHEMLSLFTSPFHEETFDFGNGDFWNKIAALSEHYASDKEIRKMNGNRGSKHFLYMNRTFFGLYNLLHDLKANIKVNNYKQYLS, from the coding sequence TTGAAGACACTTGATAAAATACCTACAGGGAAAATTGAAAGAGCCAGTAAGCTTGTTAAAACGGGTGTTAAGATAGGCGGCAACTACGCCAAATACTACAGCAAAAAACTTATCAATTCAGAAACTACCAAGGATGAACTGAACGAGGATAATGCGGAGGATATCTATGACGGATTAAAGAGTCTTAAGGGTAGTGCGCTAAAAGTGGCGCAGATGCTTAGTATGGAAAAGAATCTGCTACCTAATGCCTACGTAGAGAAGTTTTCGCTTTCGCAATTTTCCGTACCGCCATTATCTGCTCCTTTGGTAAGGAAAACGTTTAAAAATTACCAAGGGGAATTTCCCGAAGAGGTTTTTGACACATTCGAAAAAAATTCTATTAACGCTGCTAGTATCGGTCAAGTGCACAAAGCTACCAAAGATGGGAAAGAGTTGGCGGTTAAAATTCAATATCCCGGGGTTGCCAAAAGCATTAGTAGTGACTTGGCTTTGGTGAAACCAATAGCCATACGCATGTTTAATCTGAAAGGTAAAGACTCCGACAAGTATTTTAGAGAAGTCGAGGATAAGTTAATAGAAGAAACCAATTATCTTTTAGAAATCAAACAAAGTAAAGAAATTACCGAAGCTTGTAGCGCTATCAAGGGCCTACGTTTTCCTAAATATTACGAAAATTTATCCAGTGAGCGGATCATTACTATGGATTGGATGACCGGAGTACACCTAAGTGAATTTGCCAAAACGGATTTTTCGCAGGAACTGGGTAATAAGTTGGGGCAGACACTTTGGGATTTTTATATGTTTCAAATCCATGGGCTCAGAAAAGTGCACGCGGACCCACATCCTGGAAATTTTTTGATAAATAAAGAGGAAGAATTAATAGCTATCGATTTCGGATGTATTAAAGAGGTGCCAGATTCTTTTTATGTTCCCTATTTTGAACTGGCTAAAAAGGACAATATTTCCAATGATACGGTATTTACGCAAAAATTATACGAGTTAGAAATTCTAATCCCTGCGGATACCAGAGAAGAAATAAAATTTTTTAAAGAGCTTTTTCATGAAATGCTGAGTCTTTTCACTTCTCCCTTTCACGAAGAAACATTTGATTTTGGTAATGGGGATTTCTGGAACAAGATTGCAGCATTGAGCGAACATTACGCTTCCGATAAGGAGATTAGGAAAATGAATGGCAATAGAGGCTCTAAACATTTCCTCTATATGAACAGAACGTTTTTTGGCCTTTATAATTTACTACATGACCTTAAGGCAAACATTAAAGTGAATAACTATAAGCAGTACCTTTCTTAA
- a CDS encoding 3-oxoacyl-ACP synthase III family protein encodes MYNSKITGLGYYVPENVVTNDDLSKVMDTNDAWIQERTGIKERRHVVKGSEDTTTTMGVKAAKIAIERAGIDKNDIDFIVFATLSPDYYFPGPGVLVQRDLGIDTVGALDVRNQCSGFIYGISVADQYIKSGMYKNILVIGSELHSHGLDMSTRGRGVSVIFGDGAGAAVLSREEDTTKGILSTHLHSEGQHAEELSLIAPGMGKRWVTDIIDENDPNDESYFPYMNGQFVFKNAVVRFSEVIMEGLGKNELLPTDIDLLVPHQANLRISQFIQKKFGLTDDQVFNNIMKYGNTTAASIPIALTEAWESGQVNSGDLVVLAAFGSGFTWGSAIIRW; translated from the coding sequence ATGTATAATTCTAAAATTACAGGTTTAGGCTACTATGTTCCGGAGAATGTGGTAACAAACGATGACTTGTCCAAAGTAATGGACACCAATGACGCATGGATTCAAGAAAGAACGGGAATTAAAGAAAGAAGACACGTTGTAAAGGGTAGTGAAGACACCACAACGACAATGGGTGTAAAAGCTGCAAAGATCGCTATAGAGCGGGCAGGAATAGATAAGAACGATATTGATTTTATCGTCTTTGCCACACTGAGTCCAGATTATTATTTTCCTGGGCCTGGAGTTTTGGTTCAAAGAGATTTGGGCATCGATACCGTTGGCGCCTTGGACGTACGCAATCAATGCTCCGGATTTATATATGGTATCTCGGTAGCGGACCAGTATATAAAAAGTGGCATGTACAAGAACATCCTGGTTATTGGGTCAGAACTTCATTCCCACGGTTTAGATATGTCAACCAGAGGTAGAGGTGTATCGGTTATTTTTGGTGATGGTGCCGGAGCGGCCGTGCTTAGTAGAGAAGAAGATACGACCAAAGGTATTTTATCCACACATTTACATTCTGAGGGGCAACATGCAGAAGAACTTAGTCTTATAGCTCCGGGAATGGGTAAAAGATGGGTCACGGATATCATAGATGAAAACGACCCCAATGACGAATCTTATTTTCCATATATGAACGGCCAATTTGTATTTAAGAATGCAGTCGTTCGTTTTAGCGAAGTTATTATGGAAGGATTAGGAAAAAACGAATTATTGCCAACGGATATTGATCTGCTGGTGCCGCATCAAGCTAATTTGAGAATTTCGCAGTTCATTCAAAAGAAGTTTGGGCTTACCGATGATCAAGTATTCAACAATATAATGAAGTACGGTAATACCACAGCGGCCTCAATTCCTATAGCGCTTACGGAGGCTTGGGAATCTGGGCAGGTTA